A single genomic interval of Deltaproteobacteria bacterium harbors:
- a CDS encoding M6 family metalloprotease domain-containing protein yields MTRKAIGLVALAVYFGYGAAPTIALPPPRPGLVDPLTHRYRTTGAKTPVIPKEVRTYRRAAPLGGKVPLATKSTSSKAAGLPRAISSATDNQVAPLVLLIDFSTRPASASPSISDNAVFASLFFGTGATDLSVANYWREVSYGKFVLARPRDKAPIDPSRPDVAGWLRADAFSAITPADIAGVQVANVRQLLSDAVGFLAGQGFDFRPYVRASDLTFHSVIIVHPGYGQEDAGAAGDPYSHTAGLSVPIPVSISGTTYSIVDYTIVPGLQAPSTGATNPAVDPRIGAGVIVHEMGHLFGLPDLYPTSTAGQVATDNVFSGAGVFDLMAYGMWGNNLLQNPSNPAHLSAWSKAHLGWLVPTLVTSSSPRTLRPVEIFPEVDKVWSNSPADPTQYFLVENREQSSSLGSWLFDQTGMAGALIWQIDEEVINAHLATNDVNSNPAFRGVYVKEADGIPHMGQTIPLTGTPNDRAPYFGQQADLFLTAGQTFNRTTPSTTVNSTPILDNTFTDHPFDFGQQVALVSFSRLVSNAIDYTVSIVGGGTSVPSWKTFNIASTTGRYADPMRSDDILSIAFDSGNNVWLGSKDRGIARFTGTNFDILNTLDGLPAGTSTEAAPILSMAPETRSGSMWVGTDRGMFKMRDSGSGFRVLSSLTESSSGNRKLPAGTGTIRSIVVRGGFLSGTTPIDIKYAATPQGVIRVNDLDTDADPVDPISVILVGDMSAVALDDNGNTTAADDLLWVGDRSGNVYRSRLPGADGGPASADPTFDAQFKRMFTLTGSQVTSLAVDKNGRLWIGTDTLGLRVFDIGETLTPAAANLGDPFDFDNDGDTTETVGPPFLDAGRGLASNNVGSIAFQSTTDTDAVAWVAHLRDSLGNEGGASRFNANATNDNTTVVDERVTVFRPDPAVPLPENQVTGPASTSVVAAAADSAGNVWFGTTTPGAAGASRFGNAGIVSLDRSNYVNISVIATATLQDDGLNTDPGVVDVAIVRVTSASDATGFFLVLTETGADTGIFQGRFGFTEGATDATASPPIIQVASGNGVTVTYVDFDPPGARTAAATWRRVFPFSDGLFIEDFRCFIATAAFGSPMAQEVATFRAFRDRVLLSLPFGDAVVGWYYRLSPTAAGYIAESPFLKFAARFVLVPLSMAAGIAVGDTTGTVVILLILIGIPSAWWLLRGRFPA; encoded by the coding sequence GTCCGGACATACCGCCGGGCGGCGCCGCTGGGCGGGAAAGTGCCGCTGGCGACGAAGTCAACCTCTTCCAAGGCGGCAGGGCTCCCCCGTGCCATCAGTTCCGCGACCGATAACCAGGTCGCTCCGCTCGTCCTGCTGATCGATTTTTCCACGCGCCCGGCCTCGGCCAGCCCCTCGATATCGGACAATGCGGTGTTCGCAAGCCTCTTCTTCGGGACGGGCGCGACCGATCTCTCCGTCGCCAACTACTGGCGCGAGGTGTCGTACGGCAAGTTCGTCCTCGCGCGTCCGCGGGACAAGGCGCCGATCGATCCGTCCCGCCCGGACGTCGCGGGATGGTTGCGCGCGGACGCTTTCTCCGCGATCACGCCCGCGGACATCGCCGGTGTCCAGGTGGCGAACGTGCGGCAGCTCCTGTCGGACGCGGTCGGGTTCCTCGCAGGGCAGGGTTTCGACTTCCGGCCGTACGTGCGCGCCTCGGACCTTACGTTCCACTCCGTGATCATCGTCCACCCCGGGTACGGGCAGGAGGATGCCGGGGCGGCAGGCGACCCGTACTCCCACACCGCCGGTCTTTCCGTCCCGATTCCCGTGTCGATTTCCGGAACGACCTACAGCATCGTGGACTACACGATCGTCCCGGGGTTGCAGGCTCCCTCGACGGGGGCGACGAATCCCGCGGTGGACCCGAGGATCGGCGCGGGGGTCATCGTCCACGAGATGGGCCATCTGTTCGGCCTGCCCGACCTGTATCCGACCTCCACGGCGGGGCAGGTCGCAACGGACAACGTGTTTTCGGGAGCCGGCGTCTTCGACCTGATGGCGTACGGGATGTGGGGGAATAACCTTCTTCAGAACCCGTCGAACCCAGCGCACCTCTCCGCGTGGTCCAAGGCGCACCTCGGTTGGCTCGTTCCGACCCTGGTCACCTCCAGCAGCCCGCGGACGTTGCGCCCGGTCGAGATCTTCCCCGAGGTCGACAAGGTCTGGTCGAACAGTCCGGCGGACCCGACGCAATATTTCCTGGTGGAGAACCGGGAACAGTCGAGCTCGCTGGGGAGCTGGCTGTTCGACCAGACCGGGATGGCGGGCGCGCTGATCTGGCAGATCGACGAAGAGGTGATCAACGCGCACCTGGCCACCAACGACGTGAACTCCAATCCCGCGTTCCGAGGCGTATACGTGAAGGAGGCGGACGGGATCCCCCACATGGGGCAGACGATCCCGCTGACGGGAACCCCGAACGACCGGGCGCCGTACTTCGGGCAGCAGGCGGACCTCTTTCTCACCGCCGGCCAGACGTTCAACCGAACGACACCGTCCACTACCGTGAACTCCACGCCGATCCTGGACAATACCTTCACGGACCATCCGTTCGATTTCGGACAGCAGGTGGCCTTGGTATCCTTCAGCCGCCTCGTTTCCAACGCGATCGATTACACGGTCAGCATCGTCGGAGGCGGCACGAGCGTCCCGTCGTGGAAGACGTTCAACATCGCGAGCACCACCGGCAGGTACGCGGACCCGATGCGGAGCGACGATATCCTCTCGATCGCGTTCGATTCCGGCAACAACGTCTGGCTGGGGAGCAAGGATCGCGGAATCGCCCGGTTCACCGGCACCAACTTCGACATCCTGAACACCCTCGACGGACTCCCGGCGGGGACGTCGACCGAGGCGGCGCCGATCCTCTCGATGGCGCCCGAGACCCGGTCCGGGAGCATGTGGGTCGGGACCGACCGGGGGATGTTCAAGATGCGGGATTCCGGCTCCGGGTTCCGGGTCCTCTCCTCCCTGACGGAGTCGTCCTCCGGGAACCGGAAGCTCCCCGCGGGGACGGGGACGATCCGCTCGATCGTGGTTCGGGGCGGGTTCCTTTCGGGCACCACGCCGATCGACATCAAGTACGCGGCCACCCCCCAGGGGGTGATCCGGGTGAACGACCTCGACACGGACGCCGATCCGGTCGACCCGATCTCGGTGATCCTCGTCGGGGACATGTCGGCGGTGGCGCTGGACGACAACGGGAACACGACCGCGGCGGACGATCTGCTGTGGGTCGGAGACCGGTCCGGAAACGTGTACCGGTCTCGGTTGCCCGGGGCGGACGGCGGCCCCGCGAGCGCGGATCCCACGTTCGACGCCCAGTTCAAGCGGATGTTCACGCTGACCGGGAGCCAGGTGACCTCCCTCGCGGTGGACAAGAATGGGCGCCTTTGGATCGGGACCGACACGCTCGGGCTCCGGGTGTTCGACATCGGCGAAACGCTCACCCCCGCGGCGGCGAACCTGGGCGATCCTTTCGATTTCGACAACGACGGAGACACGACGGAAACGGTCGGGCCGCCGTTCCTGGACGCCGGGAGGGGGCTGGCCTCCAACAACGTGGGTTCGATCGCGTTCCAGTCGACAACGGATACGGATGCCGTCGCCTGGGTCGCACACCTTCGGGATTCGTTGGGAAACGAGGGGGGCGCAAGCCGGTTCAACGCGAACGCGACCAACGACAACACCACCGTCGTGGACGAGCGGGTGACGGTGTTCCGTCCGGACCCCGCGGTTCCGCTGCCGGAGAACCAGGTGACCGGCCCGGCGTCGACGTCCGTCGTCGCCGCCGCCGCGGACAGCGCCGGAAACGTCTGGTTCGGGACGACGACCCCCGGCGCCGCCGGCGCGTCCCGGTTCGGGAACGCCGGGATCGTGTCGCTCGACCGCAGCAACTACGTCAACATCTCCGTCATCGCGACGGCGACGCTCCAGGACGACGGCCTGAACACGGACCCGGGGGTCGTGGACGTCGCCATCGTCCGGGTCACCAGCGCTTCGGACGCAACCGGGTTCTTCCTGGTCCTGACGGAGACGGGCGCGGATACCGGGATCTTCCAGGGGCGGTTCGGGTTCACCGAGGGCGCCACCGACGCGACCGCGTCCCCCCCGATCATCCAGGTGGCGAGCGGCAACGGCGTGACCGTAACATACGTCGATTTCGACCCTCCGGGGGCGAGGACCGCCGCGGCCACCTGGAGGAGGGTATTCCCGTTCAGCGACGGCCTGTTCATCGAGGATTTCCGCTGCTTCATCGCCACGGCGGCGTTCGGGTCCCCGATGGCACAGGAGGTCGCCACGTTCCGCGCATTCCGCGACCGGGTGCTCCTCTCCCTCCCCTTCGGCGACGCCGTGGTGGGGTGGTATTACCGTCTAAGCCCGACAGCGGCCGGATACATCGCGGAATCCCCCTTCTTGAAATTCGCGGCGAGATTCGTGCTGGTTCCCCTTTCCATGGCCGCCGGGATCGCGGTCGGCGACACCACCGGAACGGTCGTGATCCTCTTGATCCTAATCGGGATTCCATCGGCGTGGTGGCTGCTCCGCGGCCGTTTCCCGGCGTGA
- a CDS encoding NBPF family protein gives MAPGLRGTGSAAGLVSGNYQLNWDQTVDKTDQETRDVRKLRQAVEIKSKGTTSPVITNEVTFKVEQEVNSDSPDVVRLLPTIDLGFKGSYWEAKAGLKRTDENSDEPGKSPKTTDAIFFEWFYLPPKSVPDLKGKYTLDIEKESGTTDTEKHGVTLSSVYNPNGWLNVRGDYNRNRLHDKLKADSDTEDEKVGGSIGLRHVLYDKIKMDTTYTVDVTRGATLKSDGTGSVAANDKNDQVHTWKNLVTFRPFRDTSIDGSYDIDLKQNIAKGEHTQTTNSKATVAQKIGTPFDLRGEFLRVVTEARHTVDDNEKTEETWTADFKARFSKIVDLSFRYQKKDTVEDHLDDTKDTTSGTLNRNVTWTGDLAPFWKASASFDMTDTLVKDVKTIVDTKFSMKTTFDFKAVSLTLDPSYDITFKDDLLKPEYTAIRDFKFKVAYKVFSTRTFEGKFDHTYGRKVDTGARNIQRTDSTNGNLTWKDGVPGWTAAFDLTRQATDTSQDDLAADITSTFGFKADYKYEWLSLGTSYKYDKRSLTDNSENFDAKLGWAAPKWDTTLIYTFKKTFSTVLNEGYTISLTFKYNL, from the coding sequence ATGGCGCCGGGCCTCCGGGGGACCGGGTCGGCCGCCGGGCTCGTTTCGGGGAACTACCAGTTGAACTGGGATCAGACGGTCGACAAGACCGATCAGGAAACCCGGGATGTCCGGAAACTGAGGCAGGCGGTCGAGATCAAGTCGAAAGGCACCACGTCCCCGGTGATCACGAACGAGGTCACGTTCAAGGTCGAGCAGGAGGTCAACTCCGATTCGCCGGACGTCGTCCGGCTGCTCCCGACCATCGACCTCGGTTTCAAGGGGAGTTACTGGGAAGCCAAGGCGGGGCTGAAACGGACCGACGAGAATTCCGACGAGCCGGGGAAGAGCCCGAAAACCACCGATGCGATATTCTTCGAGTGGTTCTACCTCCCGCCGAAGAGCGTTCCGGACCTGAAGGGGAAATACACGCTCGACATCGAAAAGGAATCCGGGACGACCGACACGGAGAAGCACGGCGTGACCCTCTCGTCTGTGTACAACCCGAACGGGTGGCTGAACGTCCGGGGCGACTACAACCGGAACCGGCTCCACGACAAGCTCAAGGCCGACTCCGACACGGAAGACGAGAAGGTGGGAGGTTCGATCGGGTTGCGCCATGTCCTGTACGACAAGATAAAGATGGACACCACCTACACCGTGGATGTCACACGGGGCGCGACGCTGAAGAGCGACGGCACGGGTTCGGTCGCCGCGAACGACAAGAACGACCAGGTGCACACCTGGAAGAATCTCGTCACGTTCCGCCCGTTCCGGGACACGTCCATCGACGGATCGTACGATATCGACCTGAAGCAGAACATCGCGAAAGGCGAACATACCCAGACGACCAACTCGAAGGCCACCGTGGCCCAGAAGATCGGCACGCCGTTCGATCTGCGCGGGGAGTTCCTCCGCGTCGTCACGGAAGCACGGCACACGGTGGACGACAACGAGAAGACCGAGGAAACCTGGACGGCCGATTTCAAGGCGCGATTCTCGAAGATCGTCGACCTGTCGTTCCGATACCAGAAAAAGGACACGGTCGAGGACCACCTGGACGACACGAAAGACACCACGTCCGGAACGCTCAACCGGAACGTGACCTGGACCGGGGACCTGGCTCCGTTCTGGAAGGCGTCCGCCTCGTTCGACATGACCGACACCCTGGTGAAGGACGTGAAGACCATCGTCGACACGAAATTCAGCATGAAGACGACGTTCGATTTCAAGGCGGTGAGCCTCACGCTCGACCCGTCCTACGACATCACCTTCAAGGACGACCTGCTGAAGCCCGAGTACACCGCGATCCGCGATTTCAAGTTCAAGGTGGCGTACAAGGTGTTTTCCACGCGGACCTTCGAGGGGAAGTTCGACCACACCTACGGCAGGAAGGTCGACACGGGAGCCCGGAACATCCAGCGGACCGACAGCACCAACGGGAACCTGACGTGGAAGGACGGCGTCCCGGGGTGGACGGCCGCGTTCGACCTGACCCGCCAGGCGACCGATACCAGCCAGGATGACCTGGCCGCGGACATCACGTCCACGTTCGGCTTCAAGGCCGATTACAAGTACGAGTGGCTTTCCCTCGGGACGAGCTACAAGTACGACAAGCGGTCCCTGACCGACAACAGCGAGAATTTCGACGCCAAATTGGGATGGGCGGCGCCGAAATGGGACACGACCCTGATCTACACGTTCAAGAAGACTTTTTCGACCGTGTTGAACGAAGGGTATACCATCAGCCTCACGTTTAAATATAATCTCTAA
- a CDS encoding 6-bladed beta-propeller, protein MGYRVLAAVAVCAVVAGPIRALAGVSFDFLDATGGFGIGRESFDRPVDVVQDREENLYVVDRGNNRIQVLDRRGRFVREWGGRGFSPGSFDAPSAIAIDRAAGVLFVVDTGNHRIQKFDLNGKALLSFGRLGSGTGDFNKPLDVALDRKGNVYVADSGNNRIQKFDSSGKFLVEWGRFARRKGAELNNPVSLAYSEEGFGFVYVLNSPECRVQKYDIEGNLSKEWPMHRKGEGALCGPSRIRIEPRKYTVYIADTENDRVILFDRDGEPLGDLKTGKAGFRKPAGVSVDVTFDENVVVADTGNHLIQKFRRTR, encoded by the coding sequence ATGGGGTACCGGGTTCTGGCCGCCGTTGCGGTGTGTGCCGTGGTCGCCGGCCCGATCCGGGCGCTGGCGGGGGTATCGTTCGATTTCCTCGACGCGACGGGCGGGTTCGGAATCGGCCGGGAAAGCTTCGACCGCCCCGTGGACGTCGTCCAGGACCGCGAGGAGAACCTGTACGTCGTGGATCGGGGGAACAACCGGATCCAGGTGCTGGACCGGAGGGGGAGGTTCGTCCGCGAATGGGGCGGGCGCGGTTTTTCCCCGGGATCGTTCGACGCTCCGTCGGCGATCGCGATCGACCGCGCGGCCGGCGTCCTGTTCGTCGTCGACACGGGGAACCACCGCATCCAGAAGTTCGACCTGAACGGGAAGGCGCTCCTGTCGTTCGGCCGGCTGGGTTCCGGAACCGGGGATTTCAATAAACCGCTGGACGTCGCCCTGGACCGGAAGGGGAACGTCTACGTGGCGGATTCCGGCAATAACCGGATCCAGAAGTTCGACTCCTCCGGGAAGTTCCTGGTCGAATGGGGGAGGTTCGCGAGGAGGAAGGGCGCGGAGCTCAACAACCCGGTTTCCCTCGCGTATTCGGAGGAGGGATTCGGGTTCGTCTACGTCCTCAACTCCCCGGAATGCAGGGTCCAGAAGTACGACATCGAGGGAAACCTCTCCAAGGAATGGCCGATGCACCGGAAGGGCGAAGGGGCCCTGTGCGGCCCTTCCCGCATCCGGATTGAACCCCGAAAATATACGGTGTATATTGCGGACACGGAGAACGACCGGGTGATCCTGTTCGACCGGGACGGCGAGCCGCTCGGGGACCTGAAAACGGGGAAGGCCGGATTCCGCAAACCGGCGGGGGTATCCGTGGACGTGACCTTCGACGAGAACGTGGTCGTTGCCGACACCGGGAACCATCTCATCCAGAAATTCAGGAGGACAAGGTGA
- a CDS encoding TlpA family protein disulfide reductase, which translates to MTMRLFPKQKCRAGILAALVLLAASAGFAEERNMTPLSGGVPMIEGIKMLEAGAVAPDFTVKDTDGTSFRFAEEAAKKPVLIVFWSIFCEPCRFEMPVIQKLFEKHRDAISVAAVALDGEPLKNSIVGFVKQEGYTFKVLVDELDEREMFKVADPFGVAGTPTVFLVEKGGKIALAKVGRFKEEDLEKAIQSVLKK; encoded by the coding sequence GTGACGATGCGCCTCTTTCCGAAGCAGAAATGCCGGGCGGGGATTCTCGCCGCGCTGGTGCTCCTGGCCGCTTCCGCCGGATTCGCGGAAGAGAGGAACATGACCCCCCTTTCGGGCGGGGTGCCGATGATCGAGGGGATCAAGATGCTCGAGGCCGGAGCGGTCGCCCCCGATTTCACGGTGAAGGACACGGACGGGACCTCTTTCCGGTTCGCCGAGGAAGCGGCGAAGAAGCCGGTCCTCATCGTCTTCTGGTCCATCTTCTGCGAGCCGTGCCGGTTCGAGATGCCGGTGATACAGAAACTCTTTGAAAAGCACAGGGATGCGATCTCCGTGGCGGCGGTCGCCCTCGACGGCGAGCCGCTGAAGAACAGCATCGTGGGGTTCGTGAAGCAGGAAGGGTACACGTTCAAGGTCCTGGTGGACGAGCTCGACGAGAGGGAGATGTTCAAGGTCGCCGACCCGTTCGGCGTCGCCGGGACCCCGACCGTGTTCCTCGTCGAGAAGGGGGGGAAGATCGCCCTCGCCAAGGTCGGCCGTTTCAAGGAAGAGGATCTCGAGAAGGCCATCCAGTCCGTCCTGAAGAAATGA
- a CDS encoding redoxin domain-containing protein — MRVIRTACLALLLLLVAAPAFGVAVGERAVPFEGETLGGERFRLADSIGKKVILLKFGSIYCSTCVSSLEDVSRIQRRFKASDLQIVGVNLDVYGLSRVRRFYRGYANLIKYPMVIDEKLAASRPYDIQSIPAHVIIDRQGVVRFVSTGASGDDLKILEEALGKVIRGESGIEKLAKELPLQVFLPINFTKTLQDSMYIVGKAKRGARVTLALNGGSRQSVTVMRDLFYIRTPLSLGSNYLEVSIVDPVGGRVNQGVVIFREPKMGSGIESPFPEYRFHNEKNEAPCRACHNMNPPEQGAQGFATATQFCLGCHKELTGQRQVHGPITIGGCAPCHQFNSRPNRYEVIAQGQDLCFKCHEEKRKDLIKSFLHGPMSAGLCTICHSPHASSEKYQLRRFMGDLCVMCHEAMKAVSFRKVVHKPVNDGACGGCHESHSSDRNDNFVKKPGNALCFSCHPNITKSTHNHPFGVPPKKERVIKLDKEGNLICVSCHEPHAGDESKLLVKGGCAKCHS; from the coding sequence ATGCGGGTGATCCGGACCGCCTGCCTCGCCCTGCTTCTCCTCCTGGTCGCGGCGCCCGCCTTCGGAGTCGCCGTGGGCGAGCGGGCCGTGCCCTTCGAAGGGGAAACGCTCGGGGGGGAGCGATTCCGGCTGGCGGATTCGATCGGCAAGAAGGTGATCCTCCTCAAGTTCGGATCGATCTACTGCTCCACCTGCGTTTCCTCGCTCGAGGACGTCTCCCGCATACAGAGACGGTTCAAGGCGTCCGACCTGCAGATCGTCGGCGTGAACCTCGACGTGTACGGGCTGTCGCGGGTCCGGCGCTTCTACCGCGGATACGCGAACCTGATCAAGTACCCGATGGTCATCGACGAAAAGCTCGCCGCCTCCCGGCCGTACGACATCCAGTCGATCCCCGCGCACGTGATCATCGACCGGCAGGGGGTGGTCCGGTTCGTTTCCACCGGCGCTTCCGGCGACGACCTGAAAATCCTCGAAGAGGCGCTCGGCAAGGTCATCCGGGGAGAGTCCGGGATCGAAAAACTGGCGAAGGAGCTCCCCCTTCAGGTATTCCTTCCGATCAACTTCACGAAGACGCTGCAGGATTCGATGTACATCGTCGGGAAGGCGAAGCGGGGAGCGCGGGTCACGCTGGCGCTGAACGGCGGCTCCCGGCAGTCCGTGACCGTGATGCGGGACCTCTTCTACATCCGGACCCCCCTGTCGCTCGGCTCCAACTATCTCGAAGTGTCGATCGTCGATCCGGTCGGCGGAAGGGTGAACCAGGGAGTCGTGATCTTCCGCGAGCCGAAGATGGGGTCGGGGATCGAGTCTCCCTTCCCGGAATACCGCTTCCACAACGAGAAGAACGAGGCGCCTTGCCGGGCATGCCACAACATGAACCCTCCGGAGCAGGGCGCGCAGGGGTTCGCGACGGCCACCCAGTTCTGCCTCGGGTGCCACAAGGAGCTGACCGGGCAGCGGCAGGTCCACGGTCCGATCACCATCGGCGGGTGCGCCCCGTGCCACCAGTTCAACTCCCGCCCGAACCGGTACGAGGTGATCGCGCAGGGGCAGGATCTCTGCTTCAAGTGCCACGAGGAGAAGCGGAAGGACCTCATCAAGTCGTTCCTTCACGGCCCGATGTCCGCGGGGCTCTGCACGATCTGCCACAGCCCCCACGCCTCGTCGGAAAAGTACCAGCTTCGCCGGTTCATGGGAGACCTCTGCGTGATGTGCCACGAGGCGATGAAGGCGGTATCGTTCCGGAAGGTGGTCCACAAACCGGTCAACGACGGGGCGTGCGGCGGTTGCCACGAATCGCACTCCTCCGACCGGAACGACAACTTCGTGAAGAAGCCGGGGAACGCCCTGTGTTTTTCTTGTCACCCGAACATTACCAAGTCGACGCACAATCATCCGTTCGGAGTCCCTCCGAAGAAGGAGCGGGTGATCAAGCTGGACAAGGAGGGGAACCTGATTTGCGTCTCCTGCCACGAGCCGCACGCGGGCGACGAGAGCAAACTTCTGGTCAAGGGCGGATGCGCGAAGTGCCACTCCTGA